A genomic segment from Vicia villosa cultivar HV-30 ecotype Madison, WI unplaced genomic scaffold, Vvil1.0 ctg.000106F_1_1, whole genome shotgun sequence encodes:
- the LOC131624124 gene encoding probable glucan 1,3-beta-glucosidase A: protein MMINSRIMNINIWFVGLIMLFAMTHGRGIDSEFRVKAVSLGGWLVTEGWMKPSLFDAIPNKDFLDGTGLQFKSVTTGKYLCAESGGGTILVANRTSASSWETFRLWRLNEETFRFRVFNKQFVGLDEIKAVAVTNSSTESETFHIVKQNDNSTLVRIKASNGYYLQAKSEELVTVDVSEVRGWEDNDPTVFELTIAARLQGDFQIANGYGPTKAAQVMKEHWSTFIVEEDFKFISSNGLNAVRIPVGWWIASDPTPPWPYVGGSLHSLDSAFSWAQKYGLKIIIDLHAAPGSQNGFQHSSTRDGSQEWGKSDENIQQTVDVISFLTARYAKSPSLYAIELLNEPLSPGVTLEILNKYYKAGYDVVRKHSTTAYVVMSNRLGPSEHKELFPLANGFTRSVIDVHYYNIFDDSFENMTAQQNIDFIYNNRSSDLSFITTSNGPLTFVGEWVSDWRVKNATKEDFQRFGKAQIDVFGRATFGWAYWAFKNANLHWSLEWMINNGYIKL from the exons ATGATGATAAACTCTAGGATTATGAACATCAATATATGGTTTGTTGGTTTGATTATGTTGTTTGCTATGACACATGGGAGAGGAATTGATTCAGAATTTAGAGTGAAAGCAGTTAGTCTTGGTGGTTGGTTGGTAACTGAAGGTTGGATGAAACCTTCTCTCTTTGATGCCATTCCAAATAAAGACTTTTTG GATGGAACTGGTCTTCAGTTCAAATCAGTGACAACAGGGAAATATCTATGTGCAGAGTCTGGAGGAGGCACTATTCTTGTTGCAAACCGCACAAGTGCTTCAAGTTGGGAAACATTTAGA TTGTGGAGGCTAAATGAGGAAACTTTCCGGTTCAGGGTTTTCAACAAACAGTTTGTAGGCTTAGATGAGATCAAAGCTGTTGCAGTTACCAATAGTTCCACTGAGTCTGAAACTTTCCATATTGTTAAGCAAAATGATAATTCAACCCTTGTTCGAATCAAAGCATCAAATGGATACTACTTGCAGGCAAAATCAGAGGAGTTGGTGACAGTTGATGTTTCAGAGGTTAGAGGATGGGAAGATAATGACCCAACTGTTTTTGAATTGACAATTGCTGCAAGATTGCAAGGTGATTTCCAGATAGCAAATGGTTATGGCCCTACAAAAGCTGCACAAGTTATGAAG GAGCATTGGAGCACTTTTATAGTTGAAGAGGATTTCAAGTTCATATCTAGTAATGGATTAAATGCAGTTAGAATTCCAGTGGGTTGGTGGATAGCAAGTGACCCAACTCCACCATGGCCTTACGTTGGAGGTTCATTGCACTCACTAGACAGTGCTTTCTCATGGGCCCA AAAATATGGATTGAAAATCATTATTGATCTTCATGCTGCACCTGGTTCTCAAAATGGTTTTCAACATAGCTCGACAAGAGACGGATCACAAGAATGGGGAAAATCAGATGAAAACATCCAACAAACTGTTGATGTTATAAGTTTCCTAACTGCAAG GTATGCAAAAAGTCCTAGCCTATATGCAATTGAGCTCTTAAACGAACCACTGTCTCCTGGTGTGACACTTGAGATCTTGAACAAATATTATAAAGCTGGTTATGATGTGGTGCGGAAACACTCGACCACGGCTTATGTGGTTATGTCGAATAGACTTGGACCATCAGAGCACAAGGAACTCTTTCCTCTTGCTAATGGTTTTACGCGGTCCGTGATTGATGTCCATTACTACAACATTTTTGATGATTCGTTTGAAAACATGACTGCACAACAGAACATTGATTTTATTTACAACAACCGCTCATCAGATTTGAGTTTTATTACAACATCAAATGGTCCTCTTACTTTTGTTG GCGAATGGGTTTCTGATTGGCGAGTTAAGAATGCTACGAAGGAAGACTTCCAGAGATTTGGCAAGGCCCAAATTGATGTTTTCGGTCGAGCAACATTTGGTTGGGCTTACTGGGCTTTTAAGAATGCAAACCTGCATTGGAGTCTTGAGTGGATGATTAATAATGGTTACATAAAGCTTTAG